The following are encoded in a window of Algiphilus aromaticivorans DG1253 genomic DNA:
- a CDS encoding DUF1302 family protein, whose product MALHSPVAQAGKAGEWRINGFLENDTRYRKDVGLSKLRNTVRLEGNREFDDFGSFIGNSFTFKLRGTYDAVYDLNSDQYGKDAGGSICLEDTSRLIPAGCVPHGQGAFGGNNLGYGLFNGVPGVGLGEFGFNLARNPNDGMIVLGEPLHRPNGGVAFGVPVRPCNVDPRGCLNGYMDYDEDDLRFPEFAEPERLDWMREVYFDTSLLFSSPFSDNEQELFFRVGKQQVIWGRTDLFRVLDVINPVDFSRNNIYDELEDIRIPMWIATAEYRMGPVGALQGLNWQVVWNFDKFRPNSLGQCGTANVILDAGCFFRGMKNLWDNGGTVSNFALVPPILGQPGMAMTTDFGPGQIGIREAQLPNWSLSNTQIGTKFEGVLGDVSFSLNGLLYRSQLPSLHGGSGGPPAISPFANLLLPVDLQLPELLPGVGQYNTTPRPVPYLIAFDIAFPRVKLLGGSLDFTIAPIETVARIEAAMTWGEEFANTLRPELYSESRVARYVVGLDRLTFIPFLNANRTFLFSLQIFGQHLLDHELEQAQLGQIGMPDWKDNWTATLFIQTWYLQDRLQPKFVLARDWKAGAYAVQPSVDFLLSQNFLVSFGANVKFGDGAQKFNDCRDCNPYPPFTAYASSGGPLLEAGPVGLTGYEPLGRFRQGPLGSSDKEDEVFITLSYQFF is encoded by the coding sequence ATGGCCTTGCACAGTCCGGTGGCGCAGGCGGGAAAGGCCGGAGAGTGGCGCATCAATGGCTTCCTCGAGAACGACACCCGCTACCGCAAGGACGTGGGGCTGTCGAAGCTGCGCAACACCGTCAGGCTCGAGGGGAACCGCGAGTTCGATGACTTCGGTTCATTCATCGGCAACTCGTTTACCTTCAAGCTGCGGGGTACCTACGACGCGGTCTACGATCTCAACTCCGATCAGTATGGCAAGGATGCTGGCGGCTCGATCTGTCTCGAGGACACTTCGCGCCTGATCCCGGCGGGTTGTGTGCCGCATGGGCAGGGCGCCTTTGGCGGCAACAACCTCGGATACGGCTTGTTCAATGGGGTGCCGGGCGTGGGGCTGGGAGAGTTCGGCTTCAACCTGGCTCGCAATCCCAACGACGGCATGATTGTACTGGGAGAGCCTTTGCACCGACCCAACGGCGGCGTCGCCTTTGGCGTTCCGGTACGACCGTGCAATGTCGATCCGCGTGGCTGCCTCAATGGCTACATGGACTATGACGAAGACGATCTGCGCTTCCCCGAGTTCGCGGAGCCCGAGCGTCTCGACTGGATGCGCGAGGTCTATTTCGATACTTCGCTGCTGTTCTCCTCGCCGTTCAGCGATAACGAGCAGGAATTGTTCTTCCGTGTCGGCAAGCAGCAGGTGATCTGGGGCCGCACCGATCTGTTCCGCGTGCTCGACGTCATCAACCCGGTCGACTTTTCGCGCAACAACATCTACGACGAACTGGAGGACATCCGCATCCCGATGTGGATCGCGACGGCCGAATACCGCATGGGGCCGGTGGGGGCCCTGCAGGGCCTCAACTGGCAGGTGGTCTGGAACTTCGACAAGTTCCGCCCGAACAGCCTGGGCCAATGCGGCACCGCCAACGTCATCCTGGATGCCGGCTGCTTCTTCCGCGGCATGAAGAACCTGTGGGACAACGGCGGCACGGTGTCCAACTTTGCCCTGGTGCCGCCAATCCTCGGTCAGCCGGGCATGGCCATGACTACGGACTTCGGCCCCGGCCAAATCGGCATCCGCGAGGCGCAGCTGCCGAACTGGTCGCTGTCGAACACGCAGATCGGTACCAAGTTCGAGGGCGTGCTCGGCGACGTCAGCTTCTCGCTCAATGGCCTGCTCTACCGTTCGCAGCTGCCCAGCCTGCATGGTGGCTCCGGGGGACCGCCAGCGATCAGTCCCTTCGCCAACCTGCTGCTGCCGGTGGACCTGCAACTGCCGGAACTGCTGCCCGGCGTCGGCCAGTACAACACCACACCGCGCCCGGTGCCTTACCTGATCGCCTTCGACATCGCCTTCCCGCGCGTCAAGCTGCTCGGCGGTTCGCTCGACTTCACGATCGCGCCGATCGAGACAGTGGCACGCATCGAAGCGGCGATGACTTGGGGCGAAGAGTTTGCCAATACCCTGCGCCCCGAGCTGTACAGCGAGTCGCGCGTCGCGCGCTACGTCGTCGGGCTTGATCGCCTGACGTTCATTCCCTTCCTGAACGCCAACCGAACCTTCCTGTTCTCGCTGCAGATTTTCGGCCAGCACCTGCTCGATCACGAACTGGAGCAGGCGCAGCTTGGCCAGATCGGCATGCCGGACTGGAAGGACAACTGGACCGCCACGCTGTTTATCCAGACCTGGTACCTGCAGGACCGTCTGCAGCCGAAGTTCGTTCTGGCACGCGACTGGAAGGCCGGAGCATATGCGGTACAGCCCTCGGTCGATTTCCTGCTGTCGCAGAACTTCTTGGTTTCGTTCGGCGCCAACGTCAAGTTCGGCGACGGTGCGCAGAAGTTCAACGACTGCCGCGACTGCAACCCCTATCCACCGTTTACCGCCTACGCCTCGTCCGGCGGCCCCTTGCTGGAGGCCGGCCCCGTCGGTCTCACCGGCTATGAACCGCTGGGCCGATTCCGCCAGGGCCCCCTGGGCTCCTCGGACAAGGAAGACGAGGTCTTTATCACCCTGAGCTACCAGTTCTTCTGA
- a CDS encoding DUF1329 domain-containing protein — protein sequence MLAGTLFTAPALAQSADDVINQAFSPYKAGAPTAAGVNVGVVIDKNNADQFKAVLDPVTYDLLKKGVHPSIEVGPTDSFEVHPKYIEATRQNIGKVKIVGGNLEGYIAGRPFPELPSSSDADAGRKLAFNFRHTFSAGDNVQIKPFYWKYRNAATGKVDRTVEFQFNFLNFKHRVAEEPIPAVSPNPNDYFRGIYGKAFSPQDVQGTQLMILLPDQDQEASDGYLYLGFQRRVRRLETSQTTDAFLGSTLMIQDFEGYFGRVAEMNWKFKGTKTLLMPLYRHNEQKLSDEYKQPDGYKFVAMAGKGECFPDVTWQLRQVHVLEMTPVDKSSPVGRRVMYLDSQTFVAPRTLIYDRADKLWKSWTIGHTSTEHHLPSNKGKFAAIYDSFGMFDVQNQRCTTGQFRTEIDASKSPVRMFSPQFMRSGGA from the coding sequence ATGCTCGCCGGCACGCTGTTCACCGCTCCGGCGCTGGCGCAAAGCGCAGACGACGTCATCAACCAGGCCTTCTCCCCCTACAAGGCCGGCGCGCCGACGGCGGCGGGCGTTAACGTCGGTGTCGTGATCGACAAGAACAACGCCGACCAGTTCAAGGCGGTGCTGGACCCGGTCACCTATGACCTTCTGAAGAAAGGTGTGCACCCATCGATCGAAGTGGGTCCGACCGATTCCTTCGAAGTGCATCCGAAGTACATTGAGGCGACGCGACAGAACATAGGCAAGGTCAAGATCGTCGGTGGCAACCTCGAAGGTTACATCGCCGGCCGGCCGTTTCCGGAGCTGCCGTCGAGCAGCGATGCCGACGCCGGCCGCAAGCTGGCGTTCAATTTCCGTCACACCTTCTCGGCTGGCGACAACGTCCAGATCAAGCCGTTCTACTGGAAGTACCGCAACGCCGCCACCGGAAAGGTGGATCGCACGGTCGAATTTCAGTTCAACTTTCTGAACTTCAAGCACCGCGTCGCCGAAGAGCCGATCCCGGCGGTCTCGCCCAACCCCAACGACTACTTCCGCGGCATCTACGGCAAGGCCTTCAGCCCGCAGGACGTGCAGGGCACGCAGCTGATGATTCTGCTCCCCGACCAGGATCAGGAGGCCAGCGACGGCTACCTGTATCTGGGCTTCCAGCGCCGCGTGCGTCGCCTGGAGACCAGCCAGACCACGGATGCCTTCCTCGGCTCCACTCTGATGATCCAGGACTTCGAAGGCTACTTCGGCCGCGTGGCCGAGATGAACTGGAAGTTCAAGGGAACCAAGACCCTGCTGATGCCGCTGTACCGCCACAACGAGCAGAAGCTCTCGGATGAGTACAAGCAGCCGGACGGCTACAAGTTCGTTGCAATGGCCGGAAAGGGCGAGTGCTTCCCCGACGTCACCTGGCAGCTGCGGCAGGTGCACGTACTGGAGATGACGCCGGTTGATAAATCCTCGCCGGTTGGTCGCCGCGTGATGTACCTCGACTCCCAGACTTTCGTCGCGCCGCGCACGCTGATCTACGACCGCGCCGACAAGTTGTGGAAGTCCTGGACCATAGGCCACACCTCTACCGAGCATCATCTGCCGAGCAATAAGGGCAAGTTTGCAGCGATCTACGATAGCTTCGGCATGTTCGACGTGCAGAACCAGCGTTGCACCACCGGGCAGTTCCGCACCGAGATTGACGCCAGCAAGAGTCCAGTGCGCATGTTCAGCCCGCAGTTCATGCGCAGCGGCGGTGCCTGA
- a CDS encoding dihydrodipicolinate synthase family protein, which yields MGRQLLTVDEVRGCWAIMPTPATPDAGDWRVQNTVDLDETARAAEKLIAAGVDAIVTLGSLGECATLTWEEKRAYLSTLVETVRGRVPLFGGTSSLGTRETIRQTREARDIGIDGVMLGPPMWCAPDVPTAVQFYRDVAEACPDTAICIYANPEAFKFDFPRPFWAQVAEIPQVITAKYLGIGALMADLNLTKGRIRFLPIDADYYAAARIAPEACTAFWTSGAVCGPAPVLRLRDEVERAKKCGDWAQAQALTGAIGRTYQTLFPQGSFKEFSLYNIGLEKARMDAAGWMRAGPARPPYTLVPEAYLEGARESGRRWAQLHREYDSRGG from the coding sequence ATGGGCAGGCAACTGCTCACTGTCGATGAGGTTCGTGGGTGTTGGGCGATCATGCCCACACCCGCGACCCCGGACGCCGGCGACTGGCGCGTCCAGAACACCGTTGACCTCGACGAAACCGCGCGAGCGGCCGAAAAGCTGATCGCCGCAGGGGTCGATGCGATCGTGACCCTGGGCTCCCTGGGCGAGTGCGCGACGCTGACCTGGGAGGAGAAGCGCGCCTACCTGAGTACGCTGGTCGAGACCGTGCGCGGCCGCGTGCCGCTGTTCGGCGGCACCAGCAGCCTGGGCACGCGCGAGACCATCCGGCAGACGCGCGAGGCGCGCGATATCGGTATCGACGGCGTCATGCTCGGACCGCCCATGTGGTGCGCGCCCGACGTGCCGACCGCGGTGCAGTTCTACCGCGACGTCGCCGAGGCATGCCCGGACACGGCGATCTGCATCTACGCCAACCCGGAGGCCTTCAAGTTCGATTTCCCGCGGCCGTTCTGGGCGCAGGTCGCGGAGATCCCGCAGGTCATCACGGCGAAGTACCTGGGTATCGGCGCACTGATGGCGGATCTGAATCTGACCAAGGGACGCATACGCTTCCTGCCGATTGACGCCGACTACTACGCCGCCGCACGTATCGCGCCGGAGGCCTGCACCGCGTTCTGGACCAGCGGCGCAGTCTGCGGCCCCGCGCCGGTGCTGCGGCTGCGCGACGAAGTGGAACGGGCGAAGAAATGCGGCGACTGGGCCCAGGCGCAGGCGCTGACCGGCGCCATCGGCCGCACTTACCAGACGCTGTTCCCGCAAGGCTCGTTCAAGGAGTTCTCGCTCTACAACATTGGCCTGGAGAAGGCGCGCATGGACGCCGCCGGATGGATGCGAGCGGGCCCGGCCCGGCCGCCGTACACGCTGGTGCCGGAGGCTTATCTCGAAGGCGCCCGCGAGTCCGGCCGGCGTTGGGCACAGCTGCACCGCGAATATGACAGCAGGGGAGGGTGA
- a CDS encoding DODA-type extradiol aromatic ring-opening family dioxygenase has product MPHDPLIPSITDAADPVQRDKVLGAFERIARRVDELDADTAIIIGDDHYALFGPHCIPRCLIGIGDVEGPAEKWLGFDTGVIENNEPLAKHIMFGGYDDGIDWSFAKALTVDHGVAVPHHYCVKSNPKLRTIPVYLNCGVMPVVQGRRAQQIGQSIGRAIANWSGSERVVVFGTGGISHWVGSAEMGRVNEVFDRRVLDMAGRGDIEAMIALGDEEILREGGNGALEIRNWICAMSILGRVRAELMLYEPVPQWITGIGFAELKAA; this is encoded by the coding sequence ATGCCGCATGACCCCCTGATTCCCAGCATCACCGACGCCGCCGATCCGGTGCAGCGCGACAAGGTGCTGGGTGCCTTCGAGCGGATCGCGCGTCGCGTCGACGAACTCGACGCCGATACCGCGATCATCATCGGCGACGACCATTACGCGCTGTTCGGCCCGCATTGCATCCCGCGCTGCCTGATCGGCATCGGCGACGTCGAGGGGCCGGCGGAGAAATGGCTCGGCTTCGACACCGGAGTGATAGAGAACAACGAGCCGCTGGCGAAGCACATCATGTTCGGCGGCTACGACGACGGCATCGACTGGTCGTTCGCCAAGGCGCTGACGGTGGACCACGGCGTCGCCGTGCCGCACCACTACTGCGTCAAGTCGAATCCGAAACTGCGGACGATCCCGGTCTATCTCAATTGCGGCGTGATGCCGGTGGTACAGGGCCGGCGCGCGCAGCAGATCGGCCAGAGCATCGGCCGCGCGATCGCCAACTGGTCCGGCTCCGAACGCGTCGTCGTTTTCGGCACTGGCGGCATCAGCCACTGGGTCGGCAGCGCCGAAATGGGCCGGGTCAACGAAGTGTTCGACCGCCGCGTGCTCGACATGGCCGGCCGCGGCGATATCGAAGCGATGATCGCGCTCGGCGACGAAGAGATCCTGCGCGAAGGTGGCAACGGCGCGCTGGAGATCCGCAACTGGATCTGCGCGATGTCGATCCTCGGGCGCGTGCGCGCTGAACTGATGCTCTACGAGCCGGTGCCGCAGTGGATCACCGGCATTGGTTTCGCCGAGCTCAAGGCCGCCTGA
- a CDS encoding 2-hydroxychromene-2-carboxylate isomerase has product MIRQLDFYFDLMSPFAYLAHQRLPGLAGRYGYTLRYWPIDLPAAKRAAGNSGPPNVKIPVKLRYLKTDLDRWAQRYGVPLIFPPSLDSTLLNKAVFFAIDRDAAEVFVRYAWHAVWGEGSDMSDPALLRTLALALGWDAGEVLDFVYSPEGQARYDASNRGAQERGVFGTPTMMIGDDMWWGNDRLDFLEAFLTGKARQRHEQTA; this is encoded by the coding sequence GTGATCCGCCAGCTCGACTTCTACTTCGACCTGATGAGCCCGTTCGCCTATCTGGCGCATCAGCGGCTGCCCGGGCTGGCGGGTCGCTACGGCTACACGCTGCGGTACTGGCCGATCGACCTGCCTGCCGCCAAGCGCGCCGCCGGCAATAGCGGCCCGCCCAACGTCAAGATCCCGGTCAAGTTGCGCTACCTGAAGACAGATCTCGATCGCTGGGCGCAGCGCTATGGCGTGCCGCTGATTTTTCCGCCTTCGCTGGACTCGACCCTGCTCAACAAGGCGGTGTTCTTCGCGATCGACCGCGACGCGGCCGAAGTCTTCGTGCGCTATGCCTGGCACGCCGTCTGGGGCGAGGGCAGCGACATGAGCGATCCCGCCCTGCTGCGCACGCTGGCGCTGGCGCTTGGCTGGGATGCCGGCGAAGTGCTCGACTTCGTCTACTCACCCGAAGGGCAGGCGCGCTACGACGCGAGCAACCGCGGCGCGCAGGAGCGGGGTGTATTCGGTACGCCGACGATGATGATCGGCGACGACATGTGGTGGGGCAATGACCGCCTCGATTTTCTGGAAGCGTTCCTAACCGGGAAGGCCCGGCAGCGTCATGAGCAAACAGCTTGA
- a CDS encoding aromatic ring-hydroxylating oxygenase subunit alpha, whose translation MSIKNLVDVQRGLQSARIYHDRDIYEQEMERIFARCWLFLTHESAIPNAGDFVTARMGQDEVIVVRQKDMGIKAFLNVCRHRGARLCPVEAGNSRGFVCNYHGWSYGSDGSLQSVPFEKELYRGRLDKSTHGLREVAKIKSYHGFVYGCFDEAAPSLEDYLGEARWYLDIWMEASGGVELIGPPGRSMVHCNWKAPSENFVGDAYHVGWTHAAALKAGGGMLAPMAGNAGLPPEGAGLQVATRYGHGLGILYDVAPGAHDGKLAADLLAWQAQKRPGIEKAVGALRARYYGSHINGSVFPNNTYLWGSNLFKVWQPHGPDRTECFTWAIVEKDMPADLKQRVANSMHRTFGVAGYWEADDNDNMESESQLSRGYVTRQGFMNAQMGIGGDREDPELPGVVGESAIGETSYRGYFRFYQEVMGAKGWQDMDPNDSQWKRQLIEAGAEPTAAAAAATA comes from the coding sequence ATGAGCATCAAGAATCTGGTGGACGTGCAGCGCGGTCTGCAGAGCGCACGCATCTATCACGACCGCGACATCTACGAACAGGAAATGGAGCGCATCTTTGCGCGCTGCTGGCTGTTCCTGACGCACGAAAGCGCTATTCCCAATGCCGGCGACTTCGTCACCGCGCGCATGGGCCAGGACGAGGTCATCGTCGTGCGGCAGAAGGACATGGGCATCAAGGCCTTCCTCAATGTCTGCCGCCATCGCGGCGCGCGGCTGTGCCCGGTCGAAGCCGGAAATTCGCGCGGCTTCGTCTGCAATTATCACGGCTGGTCCTACGGCAGCGACGGCTCACTGCAGTCGGTGCCGTTCGAGAAGGAGCTGTACAGGGGCCGCCTCGATAAATCCACGCACGGACTGCGCGAGGTCGCCAAGATCAAGAGCTATCATGGCTTCGTCTACGGCTGTTTCGACGAGGCCGCGCCGAGTCTCGAGGACTATCTGGGGGAGGCGCGCTGGTACCTGGATATCTGGATGGAAGCCAGCGGCGGTGTCGAACTCATCGGCCCACCCGGACGCTCTATGGTGCATTGCAACTGGAAGGCGCCGAGCGAGAACTTCGTCGGCGATGCCTACCATGTCGGCTGGACCCACGCGGCGGCGCTGAAGGCTGGTGGCGGCATGCTGGCGCCGATGGCCGGCAACGCGGGCCTGCCGCCGGAGGGCGCCGGCCTGCAGGTGGCGACGCGCTACGGCCACGGCCTGGGCATCCTCTACGACGTCGCCCCCGGCGCCCACGACGGCAAGCTGGCCGCCGACCTGCTGGCCTGGCAGGCGCAGAAGCGTCCCGGTATCGAGAAAGCGGTGGGCGCCCTGCGCGCGCGCTACTACGGTTCGCACATCAACGGTTCGGTATTTCCCAACAATACCTACCTCTGGGGATCCAACCTGTTCAAGGTCTGGCAGCCGCATGGGCCCGATCGCACCGAGTGCTTCACCTGGGCGATCGTGGAGAAGGACATGCCGGCGGATCTCAAGCAGCGCGTTGCCAACTCCATGCACCGCACCTTCGGCGTGGCGGGCTACTGGGAAGCGGACGACAACGACAACATGGAATCGGAAAGCCAGCTGTCGCGCGGCTATGTCACACGCCAGGGCTTCATGAACGCGCAAATGGGTATCGGTGGCGACCGCGAGGACCCGGAACTGCCGGGCGTGGTCGGCGAGTCGGCCATCGGCGAGACCTCCTACCGTGGCTACTTCCGCTTCTACCAGGAAGTGATGGGTGCGAAGGGCTGGCAGGACATGGATCCCAACGACTCGCAGTGGAAGCGCCAGCTGATCGAGGCAGGTGCCGAGCCGACCGCTGCCGCGGCCGCGGCCACGGCCTGA
- a CDS encoding aromatic-ring-hydroxylating dioxygenase subunit beta, giving the protein MANDATLAVKPDPAGSVPQEQYAPDAIWREAERLLYREARLLDTERLSDWLEQIVDPTIRYMVVSRELRFRKEKRYGQPAEVFMYDDDYDFLKARVDQFHSGMQWRVDPPERYRRLVTNVEVFETGKDGEFAARSNCLAVRTRRAYEIDQFVYCREDLLRRCPYGTLRLVQRRIDFDERSVAGRNLVMIL; this is encoded by the coding sequence ATGGCAAACGATGCAACGCTAGCGGTGAAACCGGACCCTGCCGGATCTGTGCCGCAGGAACAGTACGCGCCGGACGCGATCTGGCGCGAGGCCGAGCGGCTGTTGTACCGCGAGGCCCGGCTGCTCGACACCGAGCGCCTGTCCGACTGGCTGGAGCAGATCGTAGATCCGACGATCCGCTACATGGTGGTGAGCAGGGAACTGCGCTTCCGCAAGGAAAAACGCTATGGACAGCCGGCGGAAGTCTTCATGTACGACGACGACTATGACTTTCTCAAGGCGCGTGTCGACCAGTTCCACAGCGGCATGCAGTGGCGCGTCGATCCGCCGGAGCGCTACCGGCGTCTGGTGACGAATGTCGAGGTGTTCGAGACCGGCAAGGACGGCGAGTTCGCGGCGCGCAGCAATTGCCTGGCGGTCCGCACGCGCCGCGCCTACGAGATCGACCAGTTCGTGTACTGCCGGGAGGACCTCCTGCGGCGCTGCCCCTACGGCACGCTGCGGTTGGTGCAGCGACGTATCGACTTCGACGAGCGCTCGGTGGCTGGGCGCAATCTGGTGATGATCCTTTGA
- the hcaB gene encoding 3-(cis-5,6-dihydroxycyclohexa-1,3-dien-1-yl)propanoate dehydrogenase, which produces MGWLEGNVAIVTGGGSGLGRALVERFIKEGARVGVLERSAERGEELRREFGDQVEVVTGDVTTWADNARVVEQTAARFGRLDTFIANAGIFDFFQALPQLEPEKISAAFDELFAVNVKSGLLGARAALPELLKTQGNIIFTISNSGFYAGGGGPIYTASKHALVGLVKQLAHELAPKVRVNGVAPGGLRTNLSGLAATGTAQQALNQIDDFDQMIVGITPLRMAPTTAQTCGPYVLLASRDNAAPITGVVINSDGGFGVRGIMNVCGGENL; this is translated from the coding sequence ATGGGATGGCTTGAAGGCAATGTGGCGATCGTCACCGGCGGCGGTTCCGGCCTTGGCAGGGCGCTGGTCGAGCGCTTCATCAAGGAAGGCGCAAGGGTGGGCGTGCTGGAGCGTAGCGCCGAGCGCGGCGAAGAATTGCGGCGTGAGTTCGGCGATCAGGTCGAGGTCGTAACGGGCGACGTCACGACCTGGGCGGACAATGCCCGAGTGGTGGAACAGACCGCCGCGCGCTTCGGCCGGCTGGACACCTTTATCGCCAACGCGGGCATCTTTGATTTCTTCCAGGCACTGCCGCAGCTGGAGCCGGAGAAGATTTCCGCGGCCTTCGATGAATTGTTCGCGGTCAACGTCAAGAGTGGCCTCCTCGGGGCCAGGGCAGCGCTGCCGGAGTTGCTGAAGACCCAGGGCAACATCATCTTCACGATCTCCAACTCCGGCTTCTATGCCGGCGGAGGCGGCCCGATCTACACCGCCTCCAAGCATGCGCTGGTCGGCCTGGTGAAGCAGCTGGCGCATGAGCTGGCACCGAAGGTGCGCGTCAACGGTGTTGCCCCCGGTGGCCTGCGCACCAACCTCAGCGGCCTGGCCGCGACCGGCACCGCGCAGCAGGCGCTGAATCAGATCGACGACTTCGACCAGATGATCGTCGGCATCACGCCATTGCGCATGGCGCCGACGACGGCACAGACCTGCGGACCCTACGTCCTTTTGGCCTCGCGCGACAACGCGGCGCCCATCACCGGTGTCGTCATCAACAGCGACGGCGGCTTCGGCGTGCGCGGCATCATGAATGTCTGCGGCGGCGAGAACCTGTAG
- the gstA gene encoding glutathione transferase GstA, with product MKLYYSPGACSLAAHISLREAGLTFELENVDLASRRTASGGDYLSINSKGYVPALQFDDGSVLTEGPAILQYVADQNPGLRLAPPVGSRERYQLQAWLNFISSELHKQYSPLFNPACTAEQRQAATAALERRYIWLADELRDRTYLVGDRFTIADAYLFTVNGWGAFIGFELGRWPVIGEYQQRIAARPAVQAALRAEGLLKDMT from the coding sequence CTGAAGCTGTATTACAGTCCCGGCGCTTGCTCGCTGGCGGCACACATCTCCCTGCGCGAGGCAGGCCTGACGTTCGAACTGGAGAATGTCGATCTGGCCAGCCGCCGGACCGCCTCTGGCGGCGACTATCTCTCGATCAATTCCAAGGGCTATGTGCCGGCGCTGCAGTTTGACGACGGCTCGGTATTGACCGAGGGGCCGGCGATTCTGCAGTACGTCGCGGACCAGAATCCGGGGCTGCGATTGGCGCCGCCGGTCGGCAGCCGCGAGCGCTACCAGCTACAGGCTTGGCTGAACTTCATCTCCTCCGAACTGCACAAGCAGTACAGCCCGCTGTTCAACCCGGCTTGCACCGCCGAGCAGCGCCAGGCTGCGACAGCCGCGCTGGAGCGGCGCTATATCTGGCTGGCCGACGAGCTGCGCGACCGCACCTATCTGGTCGGCGATCGCTTCACGATCGCCGACGCCTACCTGTTCACGGTCAATGGCTGGGGCGCTTTCATCGGCTTCGAGCTTGGCCGCTGGCCGGTGATCGGGGAGTACCAGCAGCGCATCGCCGCCCGCCCAGCGGTGCAGGCCGCATTGCGAGCGGAGGGCTTGCTGAAGGACATGACCTGA
- a CDS encoding fumarylacetoacetate hydrolase family protein, translating to MKLCRFNRNRLGVLVGDGVLDVTPALAVIPLQHWPLAQGDPLILNLDAVLERVSELLPAAPRLPLDGLALDSPVANPGKIVNAPINYRAHIDETSQNAAIAHGRDMTRSIWDWGLFLKASSALIGPSEQIRLRFPERRNDHEVELAVVIGRRCHQVSREAALDYVAGYAIGLDITIRGPELQSFRKSPDTYAVCGPWLVTRDEIPDPGVLDLRLWVNNELRQSANTRQLIYDVPRLIEYASSFYTLHPGDLIFTGTPEGVGPLLPGDRVDAEIAQIGRFSIQVADRYA from the coding sequence ATGAAGCTCTGTCGATTCAACCGCAACCGCCTGGGAGTTCTGGTGGGAGACGGTGTGCTGGACGTGACGCCGGCGCTGGCCGTGATTCCGCTGCAGCACTGGCCGCTGGCACAGGGCGATCCCCTGATTCTGAATCTCGACGCCGTGCTGGAGCGGGTGTCGGAGCTGCTGCCCGCGGCACCGCGCCTGCCGCTGGATGGCCTGGCACTGGATTCCCCGGTTGCCAATCCCGGCAAGATCGTCAATGCGCCGATCAACTACAGGGCACACATCGACGAGACCAGCCAGAACGCAGCTATCGCGCATGGGCGCGACATGACCCGGAGCATCTGGGACTGGGGCCTGTTCCTGAAGGCCAGCAGTGCGCTGATCGGTCCCTCCGAACAAATCCGTCTGCGTTTTCCCGAGCGCCGCAACGACCACGAGGTGGAACTGGCGGTGGTCATCGGTCGACGCTGCCACCAGGTGTCCCGTGAGGCGGCTCTGGACTACGTCGCCGGCTACGCCATCGGCCTGGACATCACGATCCGCGGCCCCGAACTGCAGAGCTTTCGCAAGTCGCCCGACACCTACGCGGTCTGCGGGCCCTGGCTGGTGACGCGCGACGAGATCCCGGATCCCGGGGTCTTGGACCTGCGCCTCTGGGTCAACAACGAATTGCGGCAGTCGGCCAACACCCGCCAGCTGATTTACGATGTGCCGCGCCTGATCGAGTACGCCTCCAGCTTCTACACGCTCCATCCGGGCGATCTGATCTTCACGGGTACGCCGGAAGGGGTGGGGCCGTTGCTGCCCGGTGACCGGGTGGACGCGGAGATCGCGCAGATTGGCCGTTTCAGCATCCAGGTGGCGGACCGCTACGCCTGA